In Fusobacterium sp. FSA-380-WT-3A, the DNA window TTTTTTCATCAATTCCACCTATTTTTTTCAAAAATAAATACTAAAATTAAAAATACTATAGACAATAGCATATTAAAAAATATTTTTTTCTGAAATTTTTCCTTTTTTTCAAAAAATATCAATTTTCCATTATAATTTCTTGCTTCCATTGCCTCATAAAAAGCCATACTCTTTCTAAAAGAAATAAAAAAAATATTAGAAATTATTTTTCCAAAAGAGTTTAAAGATAAATTATAATTTATAAAACCAAGTCTTGATTCCATAGCTACTCTCATTTCATAATAAGTATTTAATAATATAAAAATATATCTATAAGTTAAATACATTATTTCTATTATAATATTTGGTATTTTTATTTTTCTTAAAACTTTTATTATTTCTTCAATAGAAGTTGAATATATAAGCATATACATTGAACTAATGCCACTTATGACTCTAAAAAAGATTTCAGTACTTTCATATAATTTTTCTTTTGTAAAATATATATAATTATTAAGAAAATAAAAATTATAATCTCCTATTTTATATTTTGAGATATTAATATTTATAACAATTATTGTAAAAATTAAAAATAAAAAGGGAATTTTCCAAGAATCTATATATCGTTTTATAGGAATTTTTCCAAGATATATTGTTATATAATTGGTAATTAAAAATATAAAAAGTGATACTAGAATATTATTTAAACCAACAGATAAAAATATTAATATTATTGGATAAAAAACTTTTAAGTATGAATTCCAATCTCTTATTTGAGATTTATAACTATAATATTCAAAATATTTTTCTCTTTTATCTACAGAATAATTATTTTTTCTTTTTAATATAAAATATAGAAAAAATATTGTAAAAAATATTATTAATAACTTCATTTTTCTCCTAAAAAAAAGCACACAATTCAAAAGAATTGTGTGCACTAAAAAATCATACTAATTATTCACAGTATGCTCTCCTATATTTCCCCACCCAAAAATATAGTTTCTATTATGCGACCTGACTTATATAATTTCTTATAATCACAGTAAGGGTAAGCCTGTATCAGATTTTCACTGATTTCCACATTCTAAAGTTTTTATTATAATCTATTATTTTTTATTAGATTTTCTCCAAATTTTCATTTTTTCAGCTTCTCTTATTAACTCTTCTCTAAATTCTGGATGAGCTATATTGATTAAAGCTTCTGCTCTTTGCCAAGTAGTTTTTCCTTTTAAATTAGCTTTTCCATACTCTGTTACAACAAAATGAGTATTTGCTCTTGTATCTGTTACTATTGTTCCTTCTGTTAAAGTAGGACGAATTCTTGATTGTAATTTTCCATCTTTTGTTTTAAATGATGAAGAACAACAAATGAAACTTTTTCCTCCTTTTGATAAGTAAGCTCCCA includes these proteins:
- the cbiQ gene encoding cobalt ECF transporter T component CbiQ — translated: MKLLIIFFTIFFLYFILKRKNNYSVDKREKYFEYYSYKSQIRDWNSYLKVFYPIILIFLSVGLNNILVSLFIFLITNYITIYLGKIPIKRYIDSWKIPFLFLIFTIIVININISKYKIGDYNFYFLNNYIYFTKEKLYESTEIFFRVISGISSMYMLIYSTSIEEIIKVLRKIKIPNIIIEIMYLTYRYIFILLNTYYEMRVAMESRLGFINYNLSLNSFGKIISNIFFISFRKSMAFYEAMEARNYNGKLIFFEKKEKFQKKIFFNMLLSIVFLILVFIFEKNRWN